In Mycobacterium sp. Aquia_213, the sequence GCGTTGCCGGCGGGATGATCCCGATCATGGCGATGAAGAAACGCCGGCGGATCGACACTCTCGGCGGAAGCGAAGAGGACTACGGGCACATCGCGATCAATGCGCGCCGGTGGTCGGGCCTCAACGAGCGCGCCGTCGTGCGCGAGCCGTTGACGATGGACGACTATTTCAACGCTCGCATGATCTCCGACCCGCTCCGGTTGCTGGACTGCGATTACCCCGTGACCGGCGCCTGCGCCGTCATCATCACGACTGCCGAGCGAGCCTGCGACTCACCGAAGTTGCCGGTCTGGATCGACGCCGCGGCGATGGGCACCGGATGGAAACCGGACTGGACCTATACCGACGATTTCCTCTTCGGCGGCACACAGCGCTGTGCGGAGACCATGTGGAAGCGATCGACCGTCACCGCCGCCGATGTCGACGTCGCCCAGCTCTACGACGGCTTCACCCATATCGCCCTGTCCTGGGTTGAGGCGATGGGCTTTTGCGGTGTAGGCGAATTCGGCGGTTGGGTCGACAAAGGCGCGACGATCGGCCCGGGCGGCGCCCTGCCACTGAACACCCAGGGCGGTCAGCTGGCGGAGGGCCGGTTGCACGGCCTGAGCTTCCTCGCCGAAGGTGTCGCACAATTGCGCGGCGAATGCGGCCAGCGGCAGGTTGCCGGCGCCGAGGTTGCAGTGGTCGCCAACGCACACGGACCGCACTGCGCGTCATTGGTGCTGACCAGATGAAGCAATGGAATTGGGGATCGCCCAGGAGTCGGCGGATAGAACGGCGTCGAACGTGTCGAGCTGTGCCTGAAAACAAAAACTGACCGCTACCGCCGAGTTGACGGTCGCGAACACAACGAACGAACAGGAGTAATGGTGGGAAGAGTTGAGGGCAAGGTCGCGGTCATCAGTGGCGCGGCACGCGGGCAGGGCCGGTCCCACGCGCGGCTACTGGCCGCCGAGGGCGCCGACATCATCGCTATCGATGTGTGTGAGGACATCGCGTCGAACGACTACCCGTTGGCCCGACCAGAAGACCTCGACGAAACCGCCCGCCTGGTGGAGAAGGAGGGCCGCAAGGCCTACACCGCGATTGTCGATGTCCGCGATCGGGCCGCGCTGTCGGCGGCCATCGATAACGGGGTGACCGAACTGGGCAAACTCGACGTCGTAGTGGCCAACGCCGGGATCGCGCCGCTGACCAAGGGCGGTCCGCGGCAGGCCTTCGTCGACGCCGTGGACGTCGACCTGGTCGGCGTTCTGAATCTGGTTCACGTCAGCCTCAAGCATCTCAAGGCCGGTGCGTCGATCATCGCCACCGGCTCGCTGGCCGCGTCCCTCGCGTCGCAGAACACCAGCGGGATGGACGCCGGCCCCGGCGGCGCTGGCTACGGCTTTGCCAAACAAGTGGTGTCCCACTACGTCAACAACCTCGCGTTGCAGCTGGCGCCCGAATTCATCCGCGTCAACGCCGTTCACCCCACCAACGTCAACACCGACATGCTGCACAGCCCGCCGATGTACGCGGCCTTCCGGCCGGACCTGGACAACCCCACCCGCGAGGACGCGGAGGCGACGTTCCCAATCATCAACGCCATGCCGGTTCCGTATATCGAACCGGAGGACGTCAGCGAGGCCGTGCTGTACCTGGCCTCCGACGCCGCGCGTTATGTCACCGGCCAACAGCTGCGCATCGATGCGGGTGGCGCAGTGAAGGCCATCCCGTGGTCGGGCTAACAGATCGACACGACTTCCAAGCATCGGTGCGGTGGTCGGTGTCGGATGATGTCGGCTCAGCACCGCGCGGTCGACCCCTGGTAGTGCGGCGCAAACCACCTATACCCACCGACGACTGAAAGCAGGCGAATCACTGTCAGAGACAATGAAATTCGGCATCACCCTGGCCAGGGCAAACTCGTCGCTGTGGCCGGAGTTGACGCAGCGCGCGGACAACCTCGGATTCGAGTCGGTCTGGATTCCGGAACATCTGGTGCTGCCGGTTCAGATGGCCGGCAGCCCGCACAAGGGTGATGAGCACCCGCCAATCCCACCCCAAACGCCGGTGTTCGACGCGCTGAACTACCTGTCGTTCCTGGCGGGCACCACACAGAACATTCGGTTCGGCACCCAGGTCTACAACATCGGTCTGCGTCATCCGTTCATCAGCGCACGCGCCGCAGCCACTCTCGACATCGTGTCGGACGGGCGGTTCGAGTTCGGCGTCGGCGCGAGCTGGCTACGCGAGGAGTGGGATGCCACCCAGTTGGATTTCGCCACCCGCGGCGCCCGGATCGACGAGACGCTGCAAGTGTGCTTCGCGCTATGGACGGAACCTGTTGTCTCCCACCACGGTCGGTTCTTCGATTTCGACGAGGTGATGTTTGAACCCAAGCCGGTCCAGCCGGGTGGACCGCCGATCCACGTCGGCGGTGACGGCGCGGCCGCGTTGCGGCGGGTCGCCCGCTACGGCGACGGCTGGCTGCCGATGAACCACACTCTGGACATGCTGCCGGCATCGCTGCAGAAGCTCGGCACGCTGTGGGACGAGCAGGAAAGATCGGGTCGCCCACAGATCAGCATCGGCCTGCCGGTGGAATCCACCGACGACGTGCGCAGGCTGGCCGACGCAGGCATCGACCGCCTGATCATCGCTCCGTGGCAGCGCACCAGCGGAGCGCTTGACGGAATCAGCCGATTCGCCGACGAGATCATCGGCCGGCTGTGAAAAGACGACCCCGGGGGGTGTGACCCGCTTTGGTTCAGGTTACGGTAGGAGTTACCGTAGCTGTGCGGCGGCCCGAAGAGGCCACCACCAGGTTGGCGGTGGGATACGGAGGATCCATGCAAAAGGCGCTCGCACCCGAAATTTCGACTTGGCCGAATGAGGAGCCCCAACTGCTCGGCAGCCGCTGCAGCGCGTGCGGCGCGACCGCGTTCCCCGTGCAGCAACGCTGCGCGAAATGCAGTAGCGCCCAGATGTCAGAACTGCCGCTTCCGCGGCGCGGGACTCTGATCGCCTGGACGACACAGGGATTCGCGCCTGGCGCGCCGTTCGCTGGCCCGACGGGCAACACGTTTACCCCATTCGGCGTCGGCCTCGTGCAACTCGATGACGTGATCCGGGTGGAGGCCAGACTCACCGAGAGCGACCCGGTGAAGCTGCGATTCGGCATGGAGGTTGTACTGACGATGGTCCCGCTGACCACCGACGACGAAGGTAACGAGATCCTGACGTTTGCCTTTCGGCCCGTGTAACGGATTCGCGCAGAAGGAGTTTGACAATGAACGACGTGGCCATCATCGGTGTCGGGTTGCACCCTTTCGGCCGGTTCGACAAGTCCGCGGTGCAGATGGGTGCGGAGGCGATCCAACTCGCGCTCGCCGATGCCAACCTCGATTGGCCAGACATCCAGTTCGCCGTGGGCGGGAGTCATGAGGTGTCCAACCCTGACGCCGTGACACGGCTCGTCGGACTCACTGGAATCACCTTCACCAACGTATTCAACGCGTGCGCGACCGCGGCCACCGCTATCAAGGTGTGCGCCGACACGATCCGGCTCGGCACACACGAGATCGGCATCGCCGTCGGGCTCGACAAGCATCCTCGCGGCGCGTTCAGTGACGACCCGGCAACCATGGCTTTGCCGCAGTGGTACGGCGAGAACGGGCAATTCGTCACCACCAAGTTCTTCGGCATGAAGGCCAACCGGTACCTGCATGACCACGGGATCTCACAGCAAACGCTAGCCAAGGTGGCTGCTAAGAACTTCCGCAACGGTTCGCTGAATCCGAAAGCGTTCCGCCGCAAGCCGATACCCGAAGAAGCGATTCTCGCCTCAGCGGTGCTGAACTACCCGCTGACCCAATACATGTTTTGTGCGCCGGACGAGGGGGCGGCGGCGGTGATCATGTGCCGCGGCGACATCGCACACCGATACGCGTCGAAGCCGGTGTATCTGCGAGCTGCTGAAATCCAGACCCGCCGTTTCGGTTCCTACGAAGTGCACGCGACCTCCGCACCAGTCGAAGAAACACCCTCGCCCACCGTGTACGCGGCACGGGCCGCTTTCGAGGCGGCCGGGCTGGGGCCAGCCGACGTCGATGTCATCCAGCTGCAGGATACCGACGCGGGTTCCGAGGTGATCCACATGGCCGAGGCCGGATTCTGCGCCGACGGCGACCAGGAGAAGCTGATCGCCGACGGGGCCACCGAGATCAGTGGTTCGATGCCGGTCAATACCGATGGGGGGCTCATCGCCAATGGCGAGCCGATCGGCGCGTCGGGGCTCCGTCAGGTCCACGAGCTCGTCGTGCAGCTGCGTGGCCAGGCCGGTTCCCGGCAAGTACCAGGGAAACCCAAAGTCGGGTTCGCTCAGGTATACGGCGCTCCCGGTACAGCATCCGCGACGATCGTTTCGGTCTGACACATGGCTACCTCAGGCCTTCACGCACAGCGTCGGCGAGAGCGTCGAGTATCTCGAGCAGCTCACCCGACTCGTCGTCGGATAGCACATTGAGAAGCGGACGCATCTCGCGATCCAGGTAGTCCAATGCGTCCTTCGTGTGCCGGCGCGCGATCAGCGACCGCAGCTCGTCAATCGCCGAGTCCAAATTCTCGGGCGCGGAGTCGCTACGGGCGAGCTGCGTTGCCAGGACGTCAACCAACTCCCAATCCCGGTACATCGCGTTGGTGGCCTCGGCGATTCCGAAACCTGTGACGGCCCGTCCCGCCATGGTCCCGCGATAGTGGTAGGGACCTTCGATGTATTCGATCGGCAGTGCGTGTGCGGGAACGCGAACAACAGGCTCGCAGGTCAACTCGAGTTCGAGTTCCTTGGAACTGATCCTGTGGCGGTCCGGCAAGTACCGTGCGCCTGAGGGCGGTCGTACCAGAGTGCGAATCTTGTTGGGCCAGCGCACATAACCGGTCGTGGTCACTTCGAGATCCTCGACGCACGCAGGTGCGGATCCGTCAGCGTAACTAGCCGTGACACCGCTAAAGGGCACCACGGCATTGCCGATTCGGCGGTCGAATTGCCGCCACACGCTCAGGTCGACGCCGTTGTCGAGGCTGATGGTGTGCCACTCGTGGGCTTGTCCGCGGGCATCGCCGCCAGTAGCCCCGCCGCCGGCATAGCGAGGGAACCACTGCCGGTCGACGTGGCCCGAATGCCCGACGACCTCTTCTGCCACGTCACCCCAGCGCAGCGTTCCCACCATCCGCATGCCGGTCTGGAAGTAGGAATAGGTGTCGTCCTGGAGACAGGCGACGATCTTGCCGTTGTACGTTGATCCGCCGACCGGCACCGGGGGACGTGTGGGCGTCACGTGCAATCGCAGTTCCATTCCGGCGCCGTCATAGTCGCGGCCGAAAGCTACGAAGTCATACGTGTAGGGCATCAGCTCCCCCGCGCTGTCGCGGCATGCCGCCCATACGGTTGTCCCCGCACTGCTGTCGTACCTTAGATCCAAGTAGCCCTCCGCACTGGTCAGCTTGGGGTGCGCGCCGGGTTCCATGTTTTTCGGCGGCATGTCGTAGTCGGTGAATGTGCCGTAGGTGGCTCGGTCGACATCGAACAATGCGAACGTGTGAAAGTCGGCGACTACGTCTCCGCCGGGACGGTTTCTGTTGAAGATCGCAATGAACGCAAAATGCCGCCCGGAAGCTTCGACCGTCAGATGCCCAGCGAGGTACCAGGTATCCGACTCGTAGTCAGGGTGAGTGCCTTCCGCGGCCGGGAAATCGAGCTGCGAGTCACTCGGCACCAGACGGTAGGGGTACCGGCGCCAGTCGCCCTGCATCGACTCGTTGATGTCGTCCATCCGCACTTGCCTCAACCTCGATGTCTCTTTACTCGTTGACGATTACAGTCCGGATGCCCGCGCCGCGAACCAGATCGTCGAACGCGTGGTTCACGTCCTCCAGCTTCATCCGCCCGGTAATCAGCTGATCCAGCGGAAGCCGTCCAGTTCGCCAGAGGCCGAGCAGGAGTGGGAAGTCGCGGCTGGGAACTACTGACCCGTATTGACAGCCGACCAGGGTCTTGCCATGCATGTAGAGGTCGTAGGCCGACAGAGAGATCAGTTCGTCAGGCGGCGTGGCGCCCACGATGCAGGTTGTGCCGCCACGGCGGGTGCCGCTGATCGCGGCCTCGATGGTGCCGCGGTGACCGACGGCCTCGAAGACGAAGTCCGCGCCTCGGCGGCCCGTAATCGACCGAATCTGTTGGACCACATCGCCGTCGGCCGGATCGACCGCTGCCGTGGCGCCCAGCGAGAATGCGGCATCCCGGCGAGAAGCAACCGGGTCGACCGCGATGATCACGGCGGCGCCGCGAACCTTTGCTGCCATCAGGGACGCCAGGCCGACGCCGCCGAGCCCGATCACGGCCACCGAGCTGCCGTGGTCAACCGGTGCGGTGTTCAGCGCGGCGCCTGCCCCGGTGGCGACGCCGCAGCCGATTAACGACGCGACCTCCAGCGGGATTCCGGGGTCGATCGGGACGACGGCCCGCGCCAGGCAGTTCGTGGCCGTTGAAAAACTGGATACGCCCATCGCCGTAAATAGCGGCGCACCCTCAGCGTCCGTGGCATATGGCATCGCGTAAACGTCGCGGATGGCATTTCGGCACAGGTGCACCTCGCCCTGCTGACAAAACCAGCACTGCCCGCACGCCGCCACCCAGGAAATCACCACGTGGTCCCCCGGTGACACGTGATGCACTTCGGAGCCCACCGCTTCGATGATGCCCGCGCCTTCGTGGCCCAGGACGCATGGTGTGCCGACCGGGAGTGCGCCGGTGGCTTGCGACAGGTCGGAGTGGCATACACCGCTGGCAGCGATCCGCACCCGAACCTGGTCGGGCGCAATCGGTGCGAGCGTGATGTCCTCGATGCTTAACGGCCATCCGATCGCGCGAAGGATGGCACCGCGTTCGGCCATGGTGTGCACCTCAATGTTGCGCGAGATCGGGTTGCGGGGCACTGACCCGTGGCGGTTCTCCCGGAAGAGCCTTCACGGTTTCCGGAAATCCGTAGAGAGCCATAGCGTTACCGCGCATGATTCGTTCACGCTGGTCAGCCGGGAACCGATGCACCGCCCACGTTGGAGCGTCGAAACTCCAGTGCGGATAGTCGGTCGAGAACATGACGTTGTCACCAAGATCCATCATGTCCATGTACTCGCGGAAGATCCCAACCTGCACCTCCTCGAGCGGCTGAGTGGTGAAATAGACATGCTCCCGGACGTAGTCCGACGGACGGCGACGCACGTGCGGCAGGTCGGATCGACGCTGCTCCCAGATGCGATCCATCCGTGACATCGCCGGCATCGCCCAGGTGAAGCCGCCCTCCACGAATACGACCCGCAGATCGGGATGCCGGTCGAACGCCCCGTCGAAGACCAGGCTGATCAGGTGGGACACGTAGAGCAGCGGCCAGGAGGCGAAGAAGTCATGCCAATGGGCAGGATTGCCGACGGGGTAATGCGGAATCAACTCGAACGGTGTTTGGCCCATCAGGTGGGTGGCAACGGGAAACCCGTTGCGCGCTGCCGCCTCGTAGATCGGGTCGAAATGCGGGTTGCCGAAGGGGATTCCTCTGGTTTGCGGGGTGATCAACACCTCGGCCATATAAGGGTGGCCGGCCCAGCGCTCGATCTCCCGTCCGGACTCCGCGGGGGTTTGAGCACTGACGCTGATCGATCCCCGCCAGCGTCCATGCCAGTTGTTTTTGCCCAGCCAGATGTCGGCCAACCAGTCGTTGTGCGCGGTCTTCAGGACGTGCTCGGCCTGGGGAAGCTTTGCGTCACACATGGGTTCGAGGACAGCGATGCTCACCCCTGCGTCCAGGAGAAGTTGCTTGGCGGCGAAATCTGGGTCGGTGCCAGCGAAGCCGCCGTTGGGTGGCATCGAGTCAACCCGCATCGAACTCGTCTTGAACGCTTCAGGGGTGTCGTAAAAGTGCGGGAGGGGCGTCTTGGCATTCCCGGTCGGCCAGATCTTGTCGACCCATTCGGGCGGTGCATACGACTTGATTATGTCGGTCGACACCGGCAACGGATGTACATCAGTGTCTACGATGGTGACGGCTACCTCGTCGGCGGCGATGTCGGACCGGGGCCGTTCAATGGTGGTCATGTGACCCTTTCCTTCGTGAGCGAGGCGAGGCCGAAAAGGTCACTCGCATTGCGCCAGAGCACTTTTTCCCGTTGCACGTGATCGAGTCCGGTGACCGCGTCCTGCGGTGACGTCGTTGACCAATGCGGGTAGCTCGACCCGTACATCAGCAGGTCTGCCTTGTCCGAGA encodes:
- a CDS encoding Zn-ribbon domain-containing OB-fold protein; the protein is MQKALAPEISTWPNEEPQLLGSRCSACGATAFPVQQRCAKCSSAQMSELPLPRRGTLIAWTTQGFAPGAPFAGPTGNTFTPFGVGLVQLDDVIRVEARLTESDPVKLRFGMEVVLTMVPLTTDDEGNEILTFAFRPV
- a CDS encoding Zn-dependent alcohol dehydrogenase, which produces MAERGAILRAIGWPLSIEDITLAPIAPDQVRVRIAASGVCHSDLSQATGALPVGTPCVLGHEGAGIIEAVGSEVHHVSPGDHVVISWVAACGQCWFCQQGEVHLCRNAIRDVYAMPYATDAEGAPLFTAMGVSSFSTATNCLARAVVPIDPGIPLEVASLIGCGVATGAGAALNTAPVDHGSSVAVIGLGGVGLASLMAAKVRGAAVIIAVDPVASRRDAAFSLGATAAVDPADGDVVQQIRSITGRRGADFVFEAVGHRGTIEAAISGTRRGGTTCIVGATPPDELISLSAYDLYMHGKTLVGCQYGSVVPSRDFPLLLGLWRTGRLPLDQLITGRMKLEDVNHAFDDLVRGAGIRTVIVNE
- a CDS encoding lipocalin-like domain-containing protein produces the protein MQGDWRRYPYRLVPSDSQLDFPAAEGTHPDYESDTWYLAGHLTVEASGRHFAFIAIFNRNRPGGDVVADFHTFALFDVDRATYGTFTDYDMPPKNMEPGAHPKLTSAEGYLDLRYDSSAGTTVWAACRDSAGELMPYTYDFVAFGRDYDGAGMELRLHVTPTRPPVPVGGSTYNGKIVACLQDDTYSYFQTGMRMVGTLRWGDVAEEVVGHSGHVDRQWFPRYAGGGATGGDARGQAHEWHTISLDNGVDLSVWRQFDRRIGNAVVPFSGVTASYADGSAPACVEDLEVTTTGYVRWPNKIRTLVRPPSGARYLPDRHRISSKELELELTCEPVVRVPAHALPIEYIEGPYHYRGTMAGRAVTGFGIAEATNAMYRDWELVDVLATQLARSDSAPENLDSAIDELRSLIARRHTKDALDYLDREMRPLLNVLSDDESGELLEILDALADAVREGLR
- a CDS encoding LLM class F420-dependent oxidoreductase, translated to MKFGITLARANSSLWPELTQRADNLGFESVWIPEHLVLPVQMAGSPHKGDEHPPIPPQTPVFDALNYLSFLAGTTQNIRFGTQVYNIGLRHPFISARAAATLDIVSDGRFEFGVGASWLREEWDATQLDFATRGARIDETLQVCFALWTEPVVSHHGRFFDFDEVMFEPKPVQPGGPPIHVGGDGAAALRRVARYGDGWLPMNHTLDMLPASLQKLGTLWDEQERSGRPQISIGLPVESTDDVRRLADAGIDRLIIAPWQRTSGALDGISRFADEIIGRL
- a CDS encoding mycofactocin-coupled SDR family oxidoreductase, which codes for MGRVEGKVAVISGAARGQGRSHARLLAAEGADIIAIDVCEDIASNDYPLARPEDLDETARLVEKEGRKAYTAIVDVRDRAALSAAIDNGVTELGKLDVVVANAGIAPLTKGGPRQAFVDAVDVDLVGVLNLVHVSLKHLKAGASIIATGSLAASLASQNTSGMDAGPGGAGYGFAKQVVSHYVNNLALQLAPEFIRVNAVHPTNVNTDMLHSPPMYAAFRPDLDNPTREDAEATFPIINAMPVPYIEPEDVSEAVLYLASDAARYVTGQQLRIDAGGAVKAIPWSG
- a CDS encoding thiolase family protein codes for the protein MNDVAIIGVGLHPFGRFDKSAVQMGAEAIQLALADANLDWPDIQFAVGGSHEVSNPDAVTRLVGLTGITFTNVFNACATAATAIKVCADTIRLGTHEIGIAVGLDKHPRGAFSDDPATMALPQWYGENGQFVTTKFFGMKANRYLHDHGISQQTLAKVAAKNFRNGSLNPKAFRRKPIPEEAILASAVLNYPLTQYMFCAPDEGAAAVIMCRGDIAHRYASKPVYLRAAEIQTRRFGSYEVHATSAPVEETPSPTVYAARAAFEAAGLGPADVDVIQLQDTDAGSEVIHMAEAGFCADGDQEKLIADGATEISGSMPVNTDGGLIANGEPIGASGLRQVHELVVQLRGQAGSRQVPGKPKVGFAQVYGAPGTASATIVSV
- a CDS encoding amidohydrolase family protein: MTTIERPRSDIAADEVAVTIVDTDVHPLPVSTDIIKSYAPPEWVDKIWPTGNAKTPLPHFYDTPEAFKTSSMRVDSMPPNGGFAGTDPDFAAKQLLLDAGVSIAVLEPMCDAKLPQAEHVLKTAHNDWLADIWLGKNNWHGRWRGSISVSAQTPAESGREIERWAGHPYMAEVLITPQTRGIPFGNPHFDPIYEAAARNGFPVATHLMGQTPFELIPHYPVGNPAHWHDFFASWPLLYVSHLISLVFDGAFDRHPDLRVVFVEGGFTWAMPAMSRMDRIWEQRRSDLPHVRRRPSDYVREHVYFTTQPLEEVQVGIFREYMDMMDLGDNVMFSTDYPHWSFDAPTWAVHRFPADQRERIMRGNAMALYGFPETVKALPGEPPRVSAPQPDLAQH
- a CDS encoding thiolase C-terminal domain-containing protein; amino-acid sequence: MIPDKAAIVGIGYSTVHREKGVDGRPLAVAAARAAIADAGLQVRDVDGVFQYAGDEHSYDMARMLGIENLVAYGDFAPRGPAALGSALGAHMAVLSGACEVALVVRSVTREWGHISMEMALPPASGPWQWDLPYGVAGGMIPIMAMKKRRRIDTLGGSEEDYGHIAINARRWSGLNERAVVREPLTMDDYFNARMISDPLRLLDCDYPVTGACAVIITTAERACDSPKLPVWIDAAAMGTGWKPDWTYTDDFLFGGTQRCAETMWKRSTVTAADVDVAQLYDGFTHIALSWVEAMGFCGVGEFGGWVDKGATIGPGGALPLNTQGGQLAEGRLHGLSFLAEGVAQLRGECGQRQVAGAEVAVVANAHGPHCASLVLTR